The following are encoded in a window of Sulfolobales archaeon genomic DNA:
- a CDS encoding HEPN domain-containing protein, producing the protein MSLRHSKKLLEEAYKDLEIGCYNKAASASYFALRKASEALLKALGEAIPRRDDKLTNAIKNKGLIDVAETLRYIYEIRKVADYGEGVSEEEAPHVLRELEKP; encoded by the coding sequence ATGTCATTAAGACATTCAAAGAAGCTTCTGGAGGAAGCATATAAGGATCTAGAGATAGGATGTTACAATAAAGCTGCATCAGCATCATATTTCGCTTTAAGAAAAGCTTCAGAGGCTCTTTTAAAAGCCCTTGGAGAGGCGATCCCAAGGAGGGATGATAAACTAACAAATGCAATTAAGAATAAGGGCTTGATAGATGTAGCCGAGACTCTGAGATATATATATGAGATAAGAAAGGTAGCAGATTATGGAGAAGGTGTTTCGGAAGAGGAGGCACCTCATGTGTTGAGAGAGCTGGAAAAGCCATAG